A single window of Ananas comosus cultivar F153 linkage group 19, ASM154086v1, whole genome shotgun sequence DNA harbors:
- the LOC109725273 gene encoding diphthamide biosynthesis protein 3, with amino-acid sequence MSYDEVEIEDMEWSEELKAYTYPCPCGDLFQITMDDLRAGEEIARCPSCSLFITVVYNPEDFADKPQKKTNPQPIAVA; translated from the coding sequence ATGTCGTACGACGAGGTGGAGATCGAGGACATGGAGTGGAGCGAGGAGCTCAAGGCGTACACCTACCCCTGCCCCTGTGGTGACCTCTTCCAGATCACCATGGACGACCTCCGCGCCGGGGAGGAGATCGCCCGGTGCCCCTCTTGCTCCCTCTTCATCACCGTCGTCTACAACCCCGAGGACTTCGCGGATAAGCCCCAGAAGAAGACGAATCCTCAGCCAATCGCCGTCGCCTGA